The following nucleotide sequence is from bacterium.
CTGCTCGGCGCGATCGAGGCGCTCCGCGGCACGTGCACGCTCGTCGTGGTCGCGCATCGCCTGAGCAGCGTGCGACCGTGCGATCGTCTCGTGCTGCTCGCCGGCGGACGGATCGCGGCGGTCGGAAGCTGGGAGGAGCTCATGCACGGGAGCGAGGAGTTCCGCCGCCTGGCGGAGGCGGGGTCGGCTGCGTGAGGACCGCGTGCAGCCGCTCGTGAATCGACTCCAGCGGCTGCTCTTCGCCGCCGGCGTCAGCCGTCCGGTGGCGCTGGCGCGCCGCATGTCGGGGTACCTCCAGCGTCCGTGCACGTACGTCGGCGAGCACACGCTCCTCACCCAGACCGTCTTCGGGCAGCTGCTCCATCTCGACGCGCGCGACACGAGCCTCCTCCCGAGCCTCGTCGTGCGCGGCTACTGGGAGCCGGGCGTCACGCGCGCGCTGCTGCGTCTCGTGCGCCCGGGCCAGCGCATCGTGGAGGTCGGGGCCAACGTCGGGTGGTTCTCGCTGCTGCTCGCGTCGCGCGTCGGGCCGAGCGGCTCGGTGACCGCCTTCGAGGCCAACCCGCGCATGGTGGAGCTGCTGCGGCGCACGCTGGCGGCGAACGGCCTCGCCGCGGGCGTGCGCGTCGTGCCGCTCGCCGTGACCGACCGTCCGGGCCGCGTGACGCTGCATCGGCTCTCGCGACAGCAGGGCAGCTCGAGCCTGTACGCCTTTGCGCCGGCGGAGCTGGCCGGCTGGGACGACGAGGCCGTGCCGCTCGAGATCGAGGCGACGTCGCTCGACGCGTACTTCGCCTCCGATACGCCGCCTCCCGACCTCGTCAAGATCGACGCCGAGGGGGCCGAGCCGGCGGTCCTGGCCGGGGCGCAGCGTCTCCTGGATCGCGCCCCGCAGGTGCAGCTGGTGGTGGAGTTCCGCCCCGACGTGCTCGCCCGGGCCGGCCACGACCCGCGCGTCTTCCTCGGATCGCTGGAGCGTCGCGGCTTCCGCCTGCACGCGATCACGCCGCGGGGAGGGTGCCGGCCGATCACCGTCGATCGCCTGCTCGTCTCGCCCGGCGAAGAGCTCTACCTGCGTCGGTGACGGCGTCGGGGCCCGCGCAGAGGCCATGTAGCGGATGATCATGCTTGACGTCGAATGATCCAGTGGCGTAGCGTTTCGCGGACCGCCACTGCCCGACACGGGAGGACGTGAGATGACGAAGCTGAAGGGTGCCGCGATCCTCGGGTGCTTGGTCGTGGCGGGCGCCACGCTGCTGAGCAGCCTTCCCGCATCGAGCGCGACCTCGTTCCTGCTCGTGAGCGGCCAGCGCCTGGCGAAGGCCTGCCGCGGCACTGGTGCGACGGAGCCGATCTGCAAGTTCGTCGCGAACGCGGTCGACCGCCTCGCCGGCGTCGATTTTCAGCAGCCCGTCGACGAGACGGTGGTCTACAAGATGCTCCGCAAGCTGCGCGGCCCCGTCAAGAAGCAGGTCAAGCAGGGGTGCTGCGGCGGCCTGAACCGCTGCGACGCCTGCGTGCA
It contains:
- a CDS encoding FkbM family methyltransferase translates to MQPLVNRLQRLLFAAGVSRPVALARRMSGYLQRPCTYVGEHTLLTQTVFGQLLHLDARDTSLLPSLVVRGYWEPGVTRALLRLVRPGQRIVEVGANVGWFSLLLASRVGPSGSVTAFEANPRMVELLRRTLAANGLAAGVRVVPLAVTDRPGRVTLHRLSRQQGSSSLYAFAPAELAGWDDEAVPLEIEATSLDAYFASDTPPPDLVKIDAEGAEPAVLAGAQRLLDRAPQVQLVVEFRPDVLARAGHDPRVFLGSLERRGFRLHAITPRGGCRPITVDRLLVSPGEELYLRR